A portion of the Phacochoerus africanus isolate WHEZ1 chromosome 5, ROS_Pafr_v1, whole genome shotgun sequence genome contains these proteins:
- the LOC125126836 gene encoding translation machinery-associated protein 7-like — protein MYSPPIINNSQHLMAGSGEGAVGTMLGHESGKKKPLKQPKKQAKEMDKEDKAFKQKQEQKKFEELKAKVMVGKGPLATGRIKKSGKKLTVCCA, from the coding sequence ATGTATAGTCCCCCTATTATCAACAATTCTCAGCATCTGATGGCAGGGTCTGGGGAAGGGGCGGTAGGCACCATGTTGGGCCACGAAAGTGGCAAGAAGAAGCCTctgaagcagcccaagaaacaggcCAAGGAAATGGACAAGGAAGATAAGGCATTCAAGCAGAAACAGGAGCAGAAGAAATTCGAGGAGCTAAAAGCAAAGGTCATGGTGGGGAAAGGCCCCTTGGCCACAGGCAGAATTAAGAAATCTGGCAAAAAGTTAACTGTTTGTTGTGCCTGA